Proteins encoded by one window of Nitrospira sp.:
- a CDS encoding RHS repeat-associated core domain-containing protein yields MSVDLGGDATACLTNITDALNQNTRFTYDSVTGNMLTTLDPLLHATNITYNPFGQPITVTDALNHTTTFEYDEVGNLIATIDPLGNRTLRFYDAVSRLVAIVDARGKSTQFTYDNLNRVTEIHDGINGITAFTYDPNGNLLAVTDAKNQTTTYTYDNMDRLATRKDALNRTESYQYDLAGNLAQFTDRKNHVTTFQYDALNRRTSATYADATTTFTYDTVGRLVKASDTATGAGTIDFAYDILDRLIQETTPQGTVAYQYDVLGRRTQMTANGQQPTTYEYDAASRLTRVAQGSLFAALGYDNANRRASLAYSNGTTTSYAYDLASRLTSIAHNGPSGIIDALTYTYDAAGNRFSATRTNGTASLLPNPVASTAYDAANEQTQFAGAVLTYDNNGNLTSDGLNTYQWDARNRLIGMSGGATASFAYDPLGRRASKTINGTNTQFAYDGNDIAVEIGGGTVGANYLRSLNIDEPFIRQTSAGNEHYHTDALGSSLALSDASGAAVMSYGYEPFGKTTSTGSSSNALQYTGRENDGAGLYFYRARYYSQTRGRFIAEDPLEFSAGDINLYRYVANNPINHSDPSGLILEHLFPGPLDAHSNVAISPSQFVHHVGNQNLHDIMHAGDGQSLRSDRSAGGPLNDFRYVRDPAGPNAIIDMRHFLVIGQQGETVGLGVEIVQALGGDIKSAFDPQDFFSNALGKQFFNTHDPSKPLGPQLDEFFKQRRKLGGRK; encoded by the coding sequence ATGAGCGTTGATCTCGGTGGGGATGCGACTGCTTGCCTCACTAACATCACCGATGCCCTGAATCAAAACACCCGCTTCACCTATGATTCAGTCACCGGGAACATGCTCACCACCCTCGATCCGCTCTTGCATGCGACGAACATCACGTATAACCCATTCGGTCAGCCGATTACGGTCACCGACGCGCTGAACCATACGACCACCTTCGAGTACGACGAAGTCGGCAACCTCATTGCCACCATCGATCCGTTGGGCAACCGGACATTGCGATTCTACGACGCCGTGTCCCGCCTGGTGGCGATCGTGGACGCGCGAGGCAAGAGCACGCAGTTTACCTATGACAATCTCAATCGGGTGACAGAGATTCACGATGGGATCAACGGGATCACGGCCTTCACCTATGATCCGAATGGCAATCTGCTCGCCGTCACGGATGCCAAAAACCAGACAACCACCTACACGTACGACAATATGGATCGATTGGCCACGAGAAAAGATGCGCTGAATCGGACCGAGAGTTACCAGTACGATCTAGCCGGAAACCTGGCACAGTTCACCGACCGGAAGAATCACGTCACCACCTTCCAATACGATGCCTTGAATCGGAGAACCAGCGCGACCTATGCCGATGCGACGACCACATTCACGTACGACACAGTCGGACGATTGGTGAAGGCGAGCGACACGGCGACAGGTGCCGGCACCATTGATTTCGCCTATGACATCTTGGATCGCCTCATCCAAGAAACCACGCCACAAGGCACCGTCGCCTATCAATACGACGTGCTGGGCAGGCGCACCCAGATGACGGCGAACGGCCAGCAGCCGACCACATATGAATATGATGCCGCGAGCCGTCTGACCCGCGTGGCCCAGGGCAGTCTCTTCGCCGCGCTGGGCTATGACAATGCCAATCGTCGCGCCAGTCTCGCGTACTCGAACGGAACCACGACCAGTTACGCCTACGATCTGGCCTCACGCCTCACGAGCATCGCCCACAACGGCCCAAGCGGCATCATCGACGCGCTCACCTACACCTACGATGCCGCAGGGAATCGCTTCAGTGCCACCCGTACAAATGGTACAGCGAGTCTGCTGCCAAATCCCGTGGCCTCTACCGCCTATGATGCGGCAAATGAGCAAACACAGTTTGCAGGCGCAGTACTGACCTATGACAATAATGGAAACCTGACGAGCGATGGCCTGAACACCTACCAATGGGATGCCAGGAACCGACTGATCGGCATGAGCGGTGGGGCCACGGCTTCATTCGCCTACGATCCGCTCGGGCGGCGGGCGAGTAAAACGATCAACGGTACAAACACTCAGTTTGCCTACGACGGCAACGATATCGCCGTCGAGATCGGCGGAGGAACAGTTGGGGCCAATTATCTCCGAAGCCTGAACATTGATGAACCATTTATTCGGCAGACGAGTGCAGGGAATGAGCACTACCATACCGATGCACTCGGGAGTTCGTTAGCCTTGAGCGATGCCAGCGGCGCGGCGGTCATGAGCTATGGGTACGAGCCGTTTGGCAAGACCACCAGCACAGGCAGTTCGTCGAATGCGTTGCAGTACACGGGACGGGAAAATGATGGGGCGGGACTGTACTTCTACCGAGCTAGATACTACAGCCAGACTCGAGGACGGTTTATTGCCGAAGATCCGCTCGAATTCAGCGCGGGCGACATAAACCTCTATAGATACGTGGCCAATAACCCAATCAATCACAGCGATCCATCTGGACTTATTTTGGAACATCTCTTCCCCGGCCCCTTGGATGCGCATTCTAACGTTGCCATTAGCCCCTCACAATTTGTGCACCATGTTGGAAATCAGAATTTACACGACATCATGCATGCCGGAGACGGGCAATCACTGCGGAGTGATAGAAGTGCTGGCGGGCCGCTCAATGACTTTCGTTACGTAAGAGACCCTGCTGGTCCTAATGCCATCATAGACATGAGGCATTTCTTGGTGATTGGACAACAAGGAGAAACTGTAGGCCTTGGTGTTGAAATAGTCCAAGCTTTAGGCGGCGATATAAAGAGCGCTTTCGACCCACAAGACTTTTTTTCCAATGCACTTGGAAAGCAGTTTTTCAACACGCATGACCCAAGCAAGCCGTTGGGCCCTCAGCTAGATGAGTTTTTCAAACAACGTCGGAAGCTTGGTGGGCGCAAATAG
- the accC gene encoding acetyl-CoA carboxylase biotin carboxylase subunit yields the protein MFKKILVANRGEIAMRIIRACRELNIATAAIYSEADSTGIYVKKADEAYLVGPGPVKGFLDKQQIVDLALRIGADAIHPGYGFLSENAEFAELCQTSGITFIGPSPSAINAMGSKIKARDLAKEIGVPVVPGTEGGVTDIKEALAFAKEAGYPVMIKASAGGGGRGLRVVRTDAELRENMEVASREALAAFGDGAVFIEKYVERPHHIEFQILGDKHGNIIHLGERDCSIQRRHQKLIEIAPSLILTPRLRAEMGAAAIQIAKAVSYDNAGTVEFLLDQDGRYYFMEMNPRIQVEHTVTEQITAIDIVRNQISIAAGKPLDIQQSDVTLQGHSIQCRINAEDPRNNFRPCTGTITAYLSPGGIGVRIDGAVYKDYTVSPYYDALLAKLTVRGRTWEETVSRMRRSLEEYVLRGVKTTIPFMKAIMQDQDFRAGRFDTSYLDTHPDLFNYDDVEQPEDLVLAIAAAIAAYEGL from the coding sequence ATGTTTAAGAAAATTCTAGTCGCAAATCGCGGCGAAATTGCCATGCGCATCATCCGCGCCTGCCGCGAGCTGAATATTGCTACGGCCGCCATCTATTCCGAAGCCGATTCGACCGGCATCTACGTCAAGAAGGCCGATGAAGCCTACCTGGTCGGTCCCGGCCCCGTGAAGGGCTTCCTCGATAAACAACAGATCGTCGACCTCGCCCTCAGAATCGGAGCCGATGCCATCCATCCCGGATACGGCTTTCTTTCTGAAAACGCGGAGTTTGCCGAGCTGTGCCAGACCTCCGGCATTACCTTCATTGGACCCTCTCCATCCGCCATCAACGCCATGGGGAGCAAAATCAAAGCCCGCGACCTCGCAAAAGAAATCGGAGTTCCGGTCGTCCCTGGTACCGAAGGCGGCGTCACGGATATCAAAGAGGCCCTGGCCTTCGCCAAAGAAGCCGGCTATCCGGTCATGATCAAAGCCAGCGCCGGCGGTGGAGGACGCGGACTCCGCGTCGTCCGGACGGATGCCGAGCTGCGTGAAAATATGGAAGTGGCCTCCCGCGAGGCATTGGCCGCGTTCGGAGACGGCGCGGTATTCATTGAGAAATATGTGGAGCGCCCGCATCACATTGAGTTCCAAATCCTCGGCGACAAGCATGGCAATATTATCCACCTGGGCGAGCGGGATTGCTCCATTCAACGCCGCCATCAGAAACTCATCGAAATTGCACCATCCTTGATCCTGACCCCGCGACTGCGAGCCGAAATGGGTGCGGCCGCCATCCAGATCGCAAAAGCCGTTTCCTATGACAATGCCGGTACCGTCGAGTTCCTGCTCGATCAGGACGGCCGATATTACTTCATGGAGATGAACCCACGGATTCAGGTCGAGCACACGGTGACCGAACAGATCACCGCCATCGATATTGTGCGCAACCAAATCTCCATCGCCGCAGGCAAACCGCTGGACATTCAGCAATCGGACGTCACGTTGCAGGGTCATTCCATTCAATGCCGGATCAACGCCGAAGACCCGCGCAATAACTTCAGGCCCTGCACAGGCACCATTACCGCCTATCTGTCACCGGGCGGCATCGGCGTCCGCATCGACGGTGCCGTGTACAAGGATTACACCGTTTCGCCTTACTACGACGCGCTGCTGGCGAAGTTGACCGTCCGCGGACGGACGTGGGAAGAAACCGTGAGCCGTATGCGCCGGTCCCTGGAAGAATATGTGCTGCGAGGCGTCAAGACCACGATCCCCTTTATGAAGGCGATTATGCAGGATCAGGACTTCCGGGCCGGACGGTTCGATACCTCCTATCTTGATACGCATCCGGACCTCTTCAACTACGACGACGTGGAACAGCCGGAAGACCTGGTTCTGGCCATCGCTGCGGCTATCGCCGCCTACGAAGGCCTCTAG
- the oadA gene encoding sodium-extruding oxaloacetate decarboxylase subunit alpha: protein MAARKPAKSKKAVIKKPARGPVVRTSRTKTAKPAEVQLQPSPGHKVLITDVALRDGHQSLLATRMRTEDMLPIAQKLDAVGYWSLEVWGGATFDTCLRFLKEDPWERLRALRAAMPNTRLQMLLRGQNLVGYRHYADDVLERFIERSAANGIDVFRIFDALNDVRNMDRAIREVKACGKHVEAAISYTVSPVHSVDRFVSMAKQLEDLGTDTLCVKDMAGLLEPMEAYHLIKRLKSAVKVPIHLHSHYTSGMSSMSALMAILGGLDMLDTAISPLSGGTSHPATETLVASLKNTPYDTGLDLATFLPITEHFRTVRRKYRQFESDFTGVDAEILTSQIPGGMLSNLAAQLTEQDALDRMKEVLDEVPRVRKDMGYPPLVTPTSQIVGTQATLNVLTGERYKVITTETKNYFLGLYGRAPGQVDHDIMARAIGDEEPIKTRPADRLEPELEASKKEMPASAESVEDQLSFVLFPAIARDFFEAREKGELTPDPLEATMAKGPAVAGELHLAPVEFNITVHGESYHVKLSGSGRKVDGRKPYYIRVNDKLEEVSLEPIQEVLAGVPEAPDTGTGSKPKRPRPSKPGDVAPPMPGRVVKILVAKDDRVKTGDPLLIIEAMKMESRVPAPIDGKVSAILAAEGDNVKTDETVIQLE, encoded by the coding sequence ATGGCGGCACGAAAACCAGCAAAGTCAAAGAAAGCAGTGATCAAGAAACCCGCTCGCGGACCGGTCGTGCGCACCTCGCGGACGAAGACAGCCAAACCGGCCGAGGTTCAACTTCAGCCCTCCCCCGGACACAAGGTCCTGATCACCGATGTCGCCCTGCGCGACGGACATCAATCGCTCCTCGCCACGCGCATGCGCACCGAGGACATGCTGCCGATCGCGCAAAAGCTGGACGCCGTCGGCTATTGGTCTCTCGAAGTGTGGGGCGGCGCGACGTTCGATACCTGTTTGCGCTTCCTGAAAGAAGATCCCTGGGAACGGCTGAGAGCACTGCGGGCAGCCATGCCCAATACCCGGCTACAGATGTTGTTGCGCGGGCAGAACCTCGTCGGCTACCGGCATTACGCCGACGACGTCCTGGAACGGTTCATCGAGCGATCCGCAGCCAACGGCATCGACGTCTTCCGCATCTTCGACGCCCTGAACGACGTCCGCAACATGGACCGCGCCATTCGGGAGGTCAAAGCCTGCGGCAAGCATGTCGAAGCGGCCATCAGCTATACGGTCAGTCCGGTCCACAGCGTCGACCGGTTCGTGAGCATGGCCAAACAATTGGAAGACCTCGGCACCGATACGCTTTGCGTCAAAGACATGGCCGGCTTGCTGGAGCCGATGGAGGCCTATCACCTCATCAAGCGCCTGAAAAGCGCCGTGAAAGTCCCGATCCATTTGCACTCGCATTACACCTCCGGCATGTCCTCGATGTCCGCCCTCATGGCGATCCTCGGCGGGCTCGATATGCTCGACACCGCCATATCGCCGTTGTCCGGAGGGACATCGCATCCGGCAACGGAAACGCTGGTCGCATCGCTTAAAAATACGCCCTACGACACCGGACTGGACCTGGCCACCTTCCTGCCGATCACCGAACATTTCCGGACCGTGCGCCGCAAGTATCGCCAGTTCGAAAGCGATTTCACCGGGGTCGATGCCGAAATCCTGACGTCGCAGATTCCCGGCGGCATGCTGTCGAACCTGGCGGCGCAGTTGACGGAACAAGACGCCCTGGATCGCATGAAAGAAGTGCTCGATGAAGTCCCGCGTGTCAGAAAAGACATGGGCTACCCGCCGTTAGTGACTCCGACGAGCCAGATCGTCGGCACGCAAGCGACCCTGAATGTGCTGACCGGCGAGCGCTACAAAGTGATCACGACCGAAACGAAGAATTACTTCCTCGGACTCTATGGCCGCGCTCCGGGACAAGTCGATCATGACATCATGGCCAGGGCCATCGGCGACGAAGAACCGATCAAGACCAGGCCGGCCGACCGGCTGGAGCCCGAATTGGAAGCCAGCAAGAAAGAGATGCCGGCCTCGGCCGAGTCTGTGGAAGATCAGCTCTCGTTCGTGCTCTTCCCCGCCATCGCGCGTGACTTCTTCGAGGCCCGCGAAAAGGGCGAGCTGACTCCGGATCCACTGGAAGCCACGATGGCCAAAGGTCCCGCCGTTGCGGGTGAGCTGCACTTGGCGCCGGTGGAATTCAACATCACCGTCCACGGCGAATCCTACCATGTGAAACTCTCCGGGTCAGGCCGCAAGGTCGACGGACGGAAGCCCTACTACATTCGCGTGAACGACAAGCTGGAAGAAGTGTCGTTGGAACCGATTCAGGAAGTGCTCGCCGGCGTGCCGGAGGCTCCTGACACCGGCACGGGATCGAAGCCCAAGCGGCCGCGCCCCTCTAAACCCGGCGATGTCGCGCCGCCGATGCCCGGACGTGTCGTGAAAATCCTCGTTGCGAAAGACGATCGCGTGAAAACCGGCGACCCCCTCCTGATCATCGAGGCCATGAAAATGGAAAGCCGGGTTCCCGCACCGATCGACGGCAAGGTATCGGCCATCCTCGCGGCTGAAGGTGATAACGTCAAGACCGACGAGACCGTCATCCAGTTGGAATAA
- a CDS encoding RHS repeat domain-containing protein — translation MKQMAFSKVLTIVACVLMLCVSVSTLAVADQAQYIYDDLGRLSQVIDGQGNVATYTYDAVGNLLSITRNTGGVGAPTITGLTPNTGNAGASVTVSITGTNLTGAALATDNPGILVRNVLTTPT, via the coding sequence ATGAAGCAGATGGCGTTCTCAAAAGTGCTGACGATCGTGGCCTGTGTGCTGATGCTGTGTGTGTCGGTCTCGACGCTAGCGGTCGCCGACCAGGCGCAGTACATCTATGACGATCTGGGCCGTCTGTCGCAAGTCATCGACGGGCAGGGAAACGTCGCAACGTACACCTATGACGCGGTCGGGAATCTGCTCTCCATCACGCGCAACACCGGCGGGGTCGGTGCGCCGACGATCACGGGTTTGACGCCGAACACCGGCAATGCGGGCGCGTCGGTCACGGTCTCCATTACCGGCACCAATCTCACCGGCGCGGCTTTGGCGACGGACAACCCCGGCATCCTCGTGCGCAACGTCCTCACCACGCCGACCTAG